One window from the genome of Magnolia sinica isolate HGM2019 chromosome 4, MsV1, whole genome shotgun sequence encodes:
- the LOC131244253 gene encoding uncharacterized protein LOC131244253 gives MSGLFLRYEISRYTFVLADGRPPNCNDTVVDFGDLSFFPRHDEISIVNCCNGLLLGLFTQGNNLAEMPESDHLPFWMYSKSRYLKENSSNENMNIGVPYYYVHFSLVAFHPDFEVILLLTSDMILSYHFNSMELEVWVSKPDYFDTAYPFSPCLADFYSCEQR, from the exons ATGTCCGGCCTCTTTTTACGCTACGAAATATCTCGATACACATTCGTCCTCGCTGATGGACGTCCGCCAAACTGCAACGATACTGTGGTAGACTTCGGTGATCTCAGTTTCTTTCCGCGCCATGATGAAATCTCCATCGTCAATTGTTGCAACGGGTTGCTGCTAGGCCTCTTTACCCAAG GGAACAACCTTGCGGAAATGCCTGAGAGTGACCACTTGCCATTCTGGATGTATTCGAAGAGCCGCTATTTGAAGGAAAACTCATCCAATGAAAACATGAATATTGGCGTACCTTATTATTATGTCCATTTCAGTCTGGTGGCTTTTCATCCTGATTTCGAGGTCATCTTACTTCTGACGAGTGACATGATTCTTTCCTATCATTTCAACAGCATGGAGTTGGAGGTATGGGTTTCAAAGCCCGACTACTTCGACACTGCCTACCCTTTCTCACCCTGTCTGGCAGATTTCTACAGCTGTGAACAGCGCTAG
- the LOC131243615 gene encoding uncharacterized protein LOC131243615, protein MDTKFLKDKRFWFASFLVVWAGALQAHMSWVQKQDSFKEKFGDLNQKKDG, encoded by the exons ATGGACACGAAATTCCTCAAAGACAAAAGATTCTGGTTCGCATCTTTTCTCGTTGTGTGGGCTGGCGCTCTACag GCACATATGTCATGGGTACAGAAGCAAGACTCTTTTAAGGAGAAATTTGGAGATTTGAATCAAAAGAAAGATGGGTGA